In the Kribbella sp. NBC_00482 genome, one interval contains:
- the topA gene encoding type I DNA topoisomerase: MIVESPKKARMIAGFLGSGYVVESSFGHIRDLPSGADEIPAKYKGLPWARLGVNVDEHFDPLYVVPADKKAQIRKLKDLLKGADELFLATDEDREGEAIAWHLLEELKPTVPVKRMVFHEITPKAIQDAVGNARDIDEDLVDAQEARRILDRLYGYEVSPVLWKKVMPKLSAGRVQSVAIRMVVDRERERIAFRSASYWDLDAKLDAGESRTPRQFPSRLVSVDSKRVAQGRDFSSIGELKGANTVHLNEQTATALASALRDSQFTVRSIESKPYTRKPYAPFRTTTLQQEAGRKLGMSASQTMQVAQRLYENGNITYMRTDSVTLSDTAITAARAQVRELYGASYLPDKPRVYTSKVKNAQEAHEAIRPAGEVFQTPAQTGLSGAEFRLYELIWMRTIASQMKDAAGNSVSIKIDATASTGEKCDFTSSGRVITFHGFLKAYVEGADDPSAGTDDQETRLPNVEEGDVLPAIEVLASGHETKPPARFTEATLIREMEEREIGRPSTYATILGTNVARGYIYKKGQALVPAWLAFAVVRLLEEHFTRLVDYTFTASMEDVLDEVAAGDLQREGVLSRFYFGDDNLEGLKSMVTDLGDIDAREMSTFPVGAADSGIVLRVGRYGPYVEDKDERRANVPEDLPPDELTVDKAKELLEQPSGVEHELGTAPDSGLRVVAKAGRFGPYVTEVLPEDAPKSAKPRTGSLLKSMTLESIGLDDAMKLLSLPRVVGKDPESGDEITAQNGRYGPYLKKGTDSRSLSSEEQMFDITLEEALAIYAEPKQRGRRAAAPPLKELGEDPESKKPVVVKEGRFGPYVTDGETNATLRKDDSVETISLLRAAELLAEKRARGPVKRPAKKAAAKKTAAKKTTTAKKTAAKKTAAKKSTAKKTTAKKAPAKKS, from the coding sequence GTGATCGTCGAGTCGCCGAAGAAGGCGCGGATGATCGCGGGTTTCTTGGGGTCCGGGTACGTGGTGGAGTCCAGCTTCGGCCACATCCGCGACCTGCCGAGCGGGGCGGACGAGATCCCCGCCAAGTACAAAGGCCTCCCGTGGGCCCGGCTCGGCGTGAACGTCGACGAGCACTTCGACCCGCTGTACGTCGTGCCCGCCGACAAGAAGGCCCAGATCCGCAAGCTCAAGGACCTGCTCAAGGGCGCCGACGAGCTCTTCCTGGCCACAGATGAGGACCGCGAGGGCGAGGCGATCGCCTGGCACCTGCTGGAGGAGCTGAAGCCGACCGTTCCGGTCAAGCGGATGGTCTTCCACGAGATCACGCCGAAGGCGATCCAGGACGCGGTCGGTAACGCCCGCGACATCGACGAGGACCTGGTCGACGCCCAGGAGGCGCGCCGGATCCTCGACCGGCTGTACGGGTACGAGGTCTCCCCGGTGCTGTGGAAGAAGGTCATGCCGAAGCTGTCGGCGGGCCGGGTGCAGTCGGTCGCGATCCGGATGGTGGTCGACCGCGAGCGCGAGCGGATCGCCTTCCGCAGCGCGTCGTACTGGGACCTCGACGCCAAGCTGGACGCCGGTGAGAGCCGGACGCCGCGGCAGTTCCCGTCCCGCCTGGTCTCGGTGGACAGCAAGCGGGTGGCGCAGGGCCGCGACTTCAGCTCGATCGGTGAGCTCAAGGGCGCGAACACAGTTCATCTGAACGAGCAGACCGCGACCGCGCTGGCGTCCGCGCTGCGCGACTCGCAGTTCACCGTCCGGTCGATCGAGTCCAAGCCGTACACCCGCAAGCCGTACGCGCCGTTCCGGACCACCACGCTGCAGCAAGAGGCCGGCCGCAAGCTCGGCATGTCCGCGTCGCAGACCATGCAGGTCGCCCAGCGGCTCTACGAGAACGGCAACATCACCTATATGCGTACCGACAGCGTCACGCTGTCGGACACCGCGATCACCGCCGCCCGGGCCCAGGTCCGGGAGTTGTACGGCGCGTCGTACCTGCCGGACAAGCCGCGCGTCTACACCTCCAAGGTGAAGAACGCCCAGGAGGCGCACGAGGCGATCCGGCCGGCCGGCGAGGTCTTCCAGACTCCGGCGCAGACCGGTCTGAGCGGCGCCGAGTTCCGGCTCTACGAGCTGATCTGGATGCGGACGATCGCCTCCCAGATGAAGGACGCCGCCGGGAACAGCGTGTCGATCAAGATCGACGCGACCGCCTCCACCGGTGAGAAGTGCGACTTCACGTCGTCCGGCCGGGTGATCACGTTCCACGGGTTCCTCAAGGCGTACGTCGAGGGCGCGGACGACCCGTCCGCGGGCACCGACGACCAGGAGACCCGGCTGCCGAACGTCGAGGAGGGCGACGTCCTGCCCGCGATCGAGGTCCTCGCCTCGGGGCACGAGACGAAGCCGCCGGCGCGGTTCACGGAAGCGACGCTGATCCGCGAGATGGAAGAGCGGGAGATCGGCCGGCCGTCGACGTACGCCACGATCCTCGGCACGAACGTCGCCCGTGGGTACATCTACAAGAAGGGCCAGGCGCTGGTGCCGGCCTGGTTGGCGTTCGCGGTGGTGCGGCTGCTGGAGGAGCACTTCACCCGGCTGGTCGACTACACGTTCACCGCGTCGATGGAGGACGTGCTCGACGAGGTCGCGGCCGGTGACCTGCAGCGTGAGGGCGTGCTGTCCCGGTTCTACTTCGGCGACGACAACCTCGAGGGCCTCAAGTCGATGGTGACCGACCTCGGTGACATCGACGCCCGGGAGATGTCGACCTTCCCGGTCGGCGCCGCCGACAGCGGCATCGTGCTCCGGGTCGGGCGGTACGGGCCGTACGTCGAGGACAAGGACGAGCGGCGCGCCAACGTGCCCGAGGACCTGCCGCCGGACGAGCTGACCGTCGACAAGGCGAAGGAACTGCTGGAGCAGCCGTCGGGCGTCGAGCACGAGCTGGGTACGGCGCCGGACAGCGGTCTGCGCGTGGTGGCCAAGGCCGGGCGGTTCGGGCCGTACGTGACCGAGGTACTGCCGGAGGACGCGCCGAAGAGCGCGAAGCCGCGGACCGGGTCGCTGCTGAAGTCGATGACGCTGGAGTCGATCGGGCTCGACGACGCGATGAAGCTGCTGTCGCTGCCGCGCGTGGTCGGGAAGGACCCGGAGTCCGGTGACGAGATCACCGCGCAGAACGGGCGCTACGGGCCGTACCTGAAGAAGGGCACGGACTCGCGCTCGCTGTCGTCCGAGGAGCAGATGTTCGACATCACGCTCGAGGAGGCGCTGGCGATCTACGCCGAGCCGAAGCAGCGGGGCCGGCGGGCCGCCGCGCCGCCGCTGAAGGAGCTGGGCGAGGACCCGGAGTCCAAGAAGCCCGTGGTGGTGAAGGAGGGCCGCTTCGGTCCTTACGTCACCGACGGGGAGACGAACGCGACGCTCCGCAAGGACGACTCGGTCGAGACCATCTCGCTGCTGCGTGCGGCCGAGCTGCTGGCGGAGAAGCGCGCCCGCGGTCCGGTGAAGCGCCCGGCGAAGAAGGCGGCCGCCAAGAAGACCGCTGCGAAGAAGACGACTACTGCGAAGAAGACGGCGGCCAAGAAGACCGCCGCCAAGAAGTCGACTGCCAAGAAGACGACTGCCAAGAAGGCGCCGGCGAAGAAGAGCTGA
- a CDS encoding Fur family transcriptional regulator, translating into MTSAVEVSAQRLRERGERVTPARLAVVEVLAGTEEHLSAEQIGERAEQLRPGIHRATVYRALDALGEFGLVTHVHLGRAGTTYHLAGDLAPRHLHLRCSECGTVYDAPGDVLESARKKLARELGFDLAPEQVALVGVCKECQS; encoded by the coding sequence ATGACCAGTGCTGTCGAAGTCAGTGCGCAGCGGTTGCGGGAGCGGGGCGAGCGGGTCACCCCGGCGCGGCTCGCGGTGGTCGAGGTGCTGGCCGGCACCGAGGAGCACCTGAGTGCCGAGCAGATCGGTGAACGCGCCGAGCAGCTCCGTCCGGGGATCCACCGGGCCACCGTCTACAGGGCACTCGACGCGCTGGGTGAGTTCGGTCTCGTCACGCATGTGCATCTGGGCCGGGCGGGTACGACGTACCACCTGGCCGGGGACCTCGCGCCGCGGCACCTGCACCTGCGCTGCTCCGAGTGCGGCACCGTGTACGACGCTCCCGGCGACGTCCTCGAGTCCGCCCGCAAGAAGCTCGCCCGCGAGCTCGGCTTCGACCTCGCCCCCGAACAAGTCGCCCTCGTCGGCGTGTGCAAGGAGTGCCAGAGCTGA